One region of Hymenobacter sediminicola genomic DNA includes:
- a CDS encoding Nramp family divalent metal transporter codes for MTPALQPPPTRPVPPADAGWRRARTSVSLSEVHASIKVPATDASFWRKMRAFWGPGLMVAVGYMDPGNWATDIAGGSQFGYTLLSVILVSNLFAMLLQHLAAKLGIVTGRDLAQACRDHFPKPVSMVLWFLCEIAIAACDLAEVIGSAIALNLLFGLPLPWGVVLTILDVLVVLLFQSRGFRVIESIIAGLTVVIFGCFLYEIIVSDPDYFGILGGLVPQPQVVTNPKMLYIAIGILGATVMPHNLYLHSSIVQTRAIEQTEPGKRMAIKFATIDSTVALFLAFFVNAAILITAAAAFHRNGLHDVADISDAHKLLAPVLGAGAASAVFAVALLASGQNSTLTGTLAGQIVMEGFLDLKLRPWLRRLITRAIAVVPALIVTLIYGEKGTGELLVLSQVILSFQLSFAVVPLVLFTSSKAKMGVFVNRPWVQVLAWIVSGIIIVLNVYLLYETFFG; via the coding sequence ATGACCCCAGCACTACAACCGCCTCCGACCCGGCCAGTACCACCTGCCGACGCGGGCTGGCGGCGCGCCCGCACTTCGGTTTCTCTGAGTGAAGTGCATGCTAGCATCAAAGTTCCGGCTACTGATGCCTCCTTCTGGCGCAAGATGAGGGCCTTTTGGGGACCTGGCTTGATGGTGGCTGTAGGCTATATGGACCCTGGCAACTGGGCTACTGATATTGCCGGTGGGTCGCAGTTTGGCTATACGCTGCTGTCGGTTATTCTGGTATCCAATCTGTTTGCCATGCTGTTGCAGCATCTGGCAGCCAAACTGGGTATCGTGACTGGGCGCGACCTGGCACAGGCCTGCCGGGACCATTTTCCCAAGCCGGTTTCCATGGTGCTGTGGTTTCTGTGCGAAATAGCCATTGCCGCCTGCGACCTTGCTGAAGTCATCGGTTCGGCCATTGCCCTGAATCTGCTCTTTGGTCTTCCGCTACCATGGGGCGTAGTGCTTACCATTCTGGACGTGCTGGTCGTGTTGCTGTTTCAGAGTCGTGGATTTCGTGTGATTGAAAGCATTATTGCTGGTCTGACAGTCGTAATTTTTGGATGCTTCCTATACGAAATCATTGTATCGGACCCTGATTACTTCGGAATTCTGGGTGGCTTAGTACCACAGCCGCAAGTCGTGACCAACCCCAAGATGCTCTACATTGCCATCGGAATTCTGGGCGCTACGGTCATGCCCCATAACCTCTATCTGCATTCGAGCATCGTGCAGACACGTGCCATTGAGCAGACGGAGCCCGGCAAACGCATGGCCATCAAGTTTGCAACCATCGACTCGACCGTTGCGCTTTTCCTCGCTTTTTTCGTGAATGCGGCTATCCTCATTACAGCTGCAGCGGCATTCCACCGCAATGGCCTACACGATGTAGCCGATATCAGCGACGCACACAAACTGCTGGCCCCAGTGCTGGGTGCCGGCGCAGCCAGCGCTGTGTTTGCGGTGGCGCTACTAGCATCCGGCCAGAACTCCACACTGACAGGTACACTGGCTGGGCAGATTGTGATGGAAGGCTTTCTGGATCTGAAGCTGCGTCCTTGGTTGCGACGCCTTATTACCCGGGCTATTGCGGTGGTGCCAGCGCTTATCGTGACGCTGATTTACGGCGAGAAAGGCACTGGGGAACTACTGGTGCTCAGCCAGGTCATCCTATCCTTTCAGTTGAGCTTTGCGGTGGTGCCGCTGGTGCTTTTTACCAGCAGTAAAGCCAAAATGGGCGTATTCGTGAACCGACCATGGGTGCAGGTGCTAGCTTGGATAGTGTCCGGCATTATCATCGTGCTGAATGTGTACTTGCTGTACGAGACATTTTTCGGATAA
- a CDS encoding DUF1501 domain-containing protein: MTTSRRDFLKTSVLASSLLFVPKFLHALDRQGLKSLRDARGRRLVVVQLGGGNDGLNTVIPYRNDLYYKARPTLGIREQSGILTLDKDLGFNPAMTRLKGLYDQGQVAVLNSVGYPNPDRSHFRSMDIWQSGSASDQYLSTGWLGRYLDSNCPSCQVPYNGLEVDDTLSLAMKGDLRKGLALKNPTKFHQITQNRFIAQVSDEKPAGTVSELDYLYKTLAETSSSADYLYQTSKVYKSVVTYPNTEFGRNLKTTAELINSGIESRVFYVSLTGFDTHVRQQEQQGKLLGDLSEGLGSFAEDLQKAGNFDDTLVLVFSEFGRRVSQNASNGTDHGTANNVLLVGGGLQQKGVLNNAPDLQNLLDGDLRHQLDFRSLYATLLHDWLEADDQAILGSRFERLKGLV; the protein is encoded by the coding sequence ATGACTACTTCCCGCCGCGACTTTCTTAAGACTTCAGTGCTGGCCAGCAGCCTGCTCTTCGTTCCTAAATTTCTGCACGCGTTGGACCGGCAAGGCCTTAAAAGCCTGCGCGACGCACGAGGCCGCCGCTTGGTGGTGGTGCAGCTGGGCGGTGGCAATGATGGGCTGAATACCGTTATTCCGTACCGTAACGACCTGTACTACAAAGCCCGGCCCACGCTCGGCATCAGAGAGCAAAGCGGCATTCTGACGCTGGATAAAGACCTCGGCTTTAACCCAGCCATGACACGGCTGAAAGGCCTCTACGACCAAGGGCAGGTGGCTGTGCTCAACTCCGTGGGCTACCCCAACCCCGACCGGTCGCATTTTCGCTCCATGGACATCTGGCAAAGCGGCTCTGCCTCCGACCAGTACCTGAGCACGGGTTGGCTGGGCCGCTACCTCGACTCCAACTGCCCATCCTGCCAAGTGCCGTACAACGGACTAGAAGTGGACGACACCCTGAGTCTGGCCATGAAAGGCGACCTGCGCAAAGGCTTGGCTCTGAAGAATCCGACCAAGTTTCATCAGATAACCCAGAACCGTTTTATTGCGCAGGTGAGCGACGAGAAGCCTGCTGGAACCGTGTCGGAGCTGGATTATCTGTACAAGACACTGGCCGAAACCTCGTCTTCAGCCGACTATCTGTACCAGACCAGCAAAGTCTACAAATCGGTGGTAACGTACCCAAACACGGAATTTGGCCGCAACCTGAAAACCACCGCCGAGCTGATTAATTCCGGTATTGAGTCGCGCGTGTTTTATGTCTCGCTCACCGGCTTCGATACGCACGTGCGCCAGCAGGAGCAGCAGGGCAAGCTGCTCGGTGATTTGTCGGAAGGCCTGGGCTCCTTTGCCGAAGACCTGCAGAAAGCAGGCAACTTCGATGATACGCTGGTGCTGGTATTTTCGGAGTTTGGGCGCCGCGTAAGCCAGAATGCCAGCAACGGCACCGACCACGGTACCGCCAACAATGTGCTGCTTGTGGGCGGCGGGCTGCAGCAGAAAGGCGTCCTCAACAACGCGCCCGATTTGCAGAACCTGCTCGATGGAGACCTACGCCACCAACTCGACTTCCGCAGCCTCTATGCCACCCTCCTGCACGACTGGCTGGAAGCCGACGACCAGGCTATTCTAGGCAGCCGGTTTGAGCGCCTGAAAGGACTTGTTTGA
- a CDS encoding transporter, which produces MLLTLTLALSLASSPTAPDTLKRASQTRPADAEQGPKRQLRPLNADRPGVTESPNTVGRGRMQLETDLVRLITSKPSQEPRSRVMRLNAFAIRAGLTDHTEVQVFVDPYTVEKQWEAGEPMERSAGFGDVALRVKHNFIGDDDEADALVVAAIGFVRLPTGGSQGTGGYEYGILVPATYNFQHEWHISAQAASFLSYDRDAKQHAVELAPSVAVDHGFNDWLAAFAEFSTSKNLKTHQWNSAVSTGPIFHISERVQLDFGRRFAISSSAEREYYVGLVIER; this is translated from the coding sequence ATGCTGCTTACCCTAACATTGGCTTTGAGCCTGGCCAGTTCGCCCACCGCTCCTGACACGCTTAAACGGGCCAGCCAAACTCGTCCGGCTGATGCGGAACAGGGACCAAAACGGCAATTGCGGCCACTCAACGCCGACCGTCCTGGCGTAACAGAGAGCCCCAACACCGTGGGGCGAGGGCGCATGCAGCTAGAAACCGACCTTGTGCGCCTTATTACCAGCAAACCTAGCCAAGAACCCCGTTCACGCGTGATGCGTCTGAATGCCTTTGCCATCCGGGCCGGCCTCACCGACCATACCGAAGTGCAGGTGTTCGTGGACCCGTACACTGTGGAAAAGCAGTGGGAAGCGGGAGAGCCGATGGAACGAAGCGCCGGCTTCGGTGACGTAGCATTGCGCGTAAAGCACAATTTTATTGGCGACGACGACGAAGCTGACGCACTGGTAGTGGCTGCCATCGGCTTTGTGCGTTTGCCCACCGGAGGGAGCCAAGGAACAGGCGGCTACGAATACGGAATACTAGTGCCGGCAACCTACAATTTTCAGCATGAATGGCATATCAGTGCCCAGGCGGCCTCGTTCTTGAGCTACGACCGGGACGCCAAGCAACATGCCGTAGAACTGGCCCCATCCGTTGCCGTTGACCACGGCTTCAACGACTGGCTGGCCGCATTTGCAGAATTCTCAACCAGCAAAAACCTGAAAACCCATCAATGGAATTCGGCGGTCAGCACGGGCCCTATATTTCATATAAGTGAGCGGGTACAACTGGATTTTGGCCGACGTTTCGCTATCAGTAGCAGTGCAGAACGAGAGTATTACGTGGGACTTGTGATAGAGCGTTGA
- a CDS encoding DUF1800 domain-containing protein, producing MTTTQQQLQHLYWRAGFGPRPEDIAAGLSPRKALRQLLRDSEKVELLDGPTMRYTEPLAQFRLVAPAAGTPQSGMVTTPDQTAMTAGTELPALPSRSALPAQPKGRTQPPLLRRQDMNAQQRKLQNQSIRDAFYAMNTGWMERMATSPAQLREKLTFFWHGHFACRVRRPDAALHLNNTIRQLALGKFSDLLLAVSKEPAMLQFLNNQQNRKQRPNENFAREVMELFTMGRGNYTETDIKEAARAFTGWGYDAQGHFVFREKQHDDGSKTFLGRTGNFTGEQVLSIILEQPRTAEYITTKLYRFFVNDTPNPAHIQPLAQTFLKSGYDISALLEQMFSADWFYAPANVGTRIKSPVELLAGIKRTMGLQLADDKPLIVFQKALGQTLFEPPNVAGWPGGRNWIDSSSLLYRLQLPSVLLKNAEFNVALKQDENDIAPNLTRADRTFQQQVKTTVKLGPVQALLAKTPSEKQVAQLSAFVLQVPIRSENLALIQQAADKAPAEGRLRAMVTSLLSLPEYQLM from the coding sequence ATGACGACGACGCAACAGCAACTGCAGCACCTGTACTGGCGCGCCGGGTTCGGGCCACGGCCCGAAGACATAGCCGCTGGCCTTTCGCCGCGCAAAGCCCTGCGCCAATTGCTGCGCGACTCTGAGAAAGTTGAGCTGCTCGATGGCCCAACCATGCGCTATACTGAGCCGCTGGCGCAGTTTCGGTTGGTTGCTCCGGCAGCAGGCACGCCACAGTCAGGCATGGTAACTACCCCCGACCAAACGGCTATGACTGCCGGTACGGAACTGCCTGCGCTACCAAGCCGCTCGGCGCTGCCCGCCCAGCCGAAGGGGCGTACTCAGCCGCCGCTGCTGCGCCGCCAAGACATGAATGCCCAGCAGCGCAAACTGCAGAACCAGAGTATTCGGGATGCTTTTTACGCCATGAATACCGGCTGGATGGAGCGGATGGCTACTTCGCCGGCGCAGCTACGTGAAAAGCTGACTTTCTTCTGGCACGGCCATTTTGCCTGCCGGGTGCGCCGCCCCGATGCCGCTTTGCACCTCAACAACACTATCCGGCAGCTTGCGCTGGGTAAGTTTTCTGATCTTCTGCTGGCCGTGAGCAAGGAGCCGGCTATGCTGCAGTTCCTCAATAACCAGCAAAACCGCAAGCAGCGGCCCAACGAGAACTTCGCCCGGGAGGTGATGGAACTCTTCACAATGGGCCGCGGCAACTACACCGAAACCGACATCAAGGAAGCGGCTCGCGCTTTCACGGGTTGGGGCTACGATGCGCAGGGACATTTTGTGTTTCGGGAGAAGCAGCACGACGACGGCAGCAAGACCTTTCTGGGGCGCACCGGCAACTTCACCGGCGAGCAGGTACTAAGCATTATTCTGGAGCAGCCACGCACTGCCGAGTACATCACCACCAAGCTCTACCGGTTCTTCGTGAACGACACGCCTAATCCGGCGCATATTCAGCCGCTGGCACAAACATTTCTTAAAAGCGGCTACGATATCAGTGCTCTGCTAGAGCAGATGTTCTCAGCCGACTGGTTCTATGCGCCGGCCAATGTGGGTACCCGCATCAAGTCGCCGGTAGAGCTGCTAGCGGGTATCAAGCGCACCATGGGGCTACAACTCGCGGATGACAAACCGCTCATTGTATTTCAGAAGGCCCTGGGGCAAACGCTATTTGAGCCGCCAAACGTGGCGGGCTGGCCCGGCGGCCGCAACTGGATAGATTCGTCGTCGCTGCTGTACCGGCTGCAACTACCCTCGGTGTTGCTCAAAAATGCCGAGTTTAATGTGGCGCTGAAGCAGGATGAAAACGACATAGCTCCTAACCTGACGCGGGCCGACCGCACCTTTCAGCAGCAGGTGAAAACGACCGTGAAGCTGGGGCCGGTGCAGGCGCTTCTGGCCAAAACACCCTCGGAAAAGCAGGTCGCGCAACTCAGCGCATTTGTGTTGCAGGTCCCGATTCGCTCCGAAAACCTGGCTCTCATTCAGCAGGCTGCCGACAAAGCCCCTGCCGAAGGAAGGTTGCGGGCTATGGTCACGAGCCTGCTCAGTCTGCCAGAATACCAGTTGATGTAA
- a CDS encoding gliding motility-associated C-terminal domain-containing protein codes for MQKLLRATYLLVTALCLTLVGMQSVEASHFQGGQLTYESLGNNRYRLILRVFRDCSGSDLYTTARFVCRPTGCTTTGPLVQTYTVPLKGGSTIGSPYCATAPGGTSPCDAGLPTNYETGRYDTVVTLNPAAEWRISVEDNARPELANINGNTNIYYEATLNNLANGQTIQNNSPQFDLLNVPVPFVCWKQQTTLNFTATDIDGDELVYSLDRPLVSCNNPNTYNSIGAGTGGVIVLPPENGQPCVAILPTALGSYSPTFPIASFSVTGNCPAKTAVPDFRFNASNGSFTFTPYLYTPGTTTAQQAQNKYVVVGKVSEYRVINGVRTLIGSVRRDILVVVIDCSNAIPGAPVATGNNTNSGVSIVNSVDSTFIEASTCNYTRVLVRFTDPNPADLLTVTFPPLDPGTPLPGQPQLPTYLPQDVGTFRVIGQGTRNPIGIFDIQPDVLFTNQTFRIPVQIRDNGCPIIGQQTRIIVLSVKQRNPAKVVAATAQPFVCAGTPVNLTATPTRPDSVLVNIGTPSASGKLATYTYQWSAANGLATADQNKQNVTVRPTQTTRYYVRINATDFRQFPVATCVDTTSILVRVAPPVTANFTATGRPGFNLDGITSKESVPPRIFSFVNTSKGNNPSPADTASVTSRWTYQRTADANGNPVTETAQVFSNRFTPRDLTLREGGTYVFTLRLSNRAGTTECTPSLKTQEVKVPSLVIPNVFTPNKDGKNDVFVLTTEEVGSKVQIFNRWGRLIKEYANYQNNWDGGEQPAGVYYYLLTDKSGKTTKGWVELAR; via the coding sequence ATGCAAAAACTGTTACGTGCCACCTACCTGCTGGTCACGGCGTTGTGTTTGACTCTTGTCGGGATGCAATCCGTCGAAGCTTCCCACTTTCAGGGTGGGCAGTTGACCTACGAATCCTTAGGCAACAACCGCTACCGCCTTATCCTGCGCGTATTCCGGGATTGCAGCGGCTCTGACCTTTATACCACTGCCCGGTTTGTTTGCCGGCCAACCGGCTGTACTACCACAGGCCCGCTGGTGCAGACTTATACAGTACCTCTGAAGGGAGGCTCTACCATCGGTTCTCCGTACTGCGCTACCGCTCCCGGCGGCACCAGCCCCTGCGACGCCGGCCTGCCCACCAACTACGAAACCGGCCGCTACGACACCGTTGTGACGCTGAACCCCGCCGCCGAATGGCGCATCAGCGTAGAAGACAACGCCCGCCCGGAACTGGCCAACATCAACGGCAATACCAACATCTACTACGAGGCTACGCTGAACAACCTGGCGAACGGCCAGACCATTCAGAACAACTCGCCCCAATTTGACCTGCTGAACGTTCCGGTACCGTTCGTGTGCTGGAAGCAGCAGACTACCCTCAACTTTACGGCTACGGATATTGATGGTGATGAATTGGTGTACTCGCTGGACCGCCCACTGGTGAGCTGCAACAACCCCAACACGTATAATTCAATAGGTGCCGGAACTGGTGGTGTAATTGTGTTGCCCCCCGAAAACGGCCAGCCGTGCGTAGCTATTCTGCCTACTGCTCTGGGCTCCTACAGCCCCACGTTCCCTATTGCTTCTTTCTCAGTAACTGGTAACTGCCCAGCAAAAACGGCTGTTCCCGATTTCCGCTTTAACGCCAGCAACGGCAGCTTTACGTTCACCCCCTACCTCTACACTCCAGGCACTACTACAGCGCAGCAGGCGCAAAACAAGTATGTAGTAGTAGGTAAAGTGTCGGAATACCGGGTTATCAACGGTGTGCGTACGCTCATCGGTTCGGTACGTCGCGACATTCTGGTGGTAGTTATCGACTGCTCGAATGCTATTCCAGGCGCTCCTGTTGCTACCGGCAACAACACCAACTCCGGTGTTTCCATCGTTAACTCCGTCGACTCGACTTTCATTGAAGCTTCGACCTGCAACTACACTCGTGTTCTGGTTCGTTTCACCGACCCGAATCCTGCTGACTTGCTGACGGTAACGTTCCCTCCCCTCGACCCAGGCACTCCGCTGCCAGGCCAGCCTCAGCTGCCTACTTATCTGCCACAGGACGTAGGGACTTTCCGGGTAATTGGCCAGGGCACGCGCAATCCGATTGGTATATTCGATATCCAGCCCGACGTACTGTTCACAAACCAGACGTTCCGCATTCCGGTACAGATCCGCGACAACGGTTGCCCAATCATCGGTCAGCAGACCCGTATCATCGTGCTGTCGGTGAAGCAGCGCAACCCAGCCAAAGTAGTAGCAGCAACGGCCCAGCCTTTCGTGTGCGCCGGTACTCCCGTAAACCTGACGGCCACTCCTACCCGTCCTGACTCCGTATTGGTCAACATTGGTACGCCAAGCGCCTCCGGTAAGTTAGCCACCTACACCTACCAGTGGAGCGCGGCCAATGGTCTGGCTACTGCCGACCAGAACAAGCAAAACGTTACGGTACGCCCGACTCAGACCACGCGCTACTACGTGCGGATTAATGCCACGGACTTCCGTCAGTTCCCGGTAGCTACCTGCGTAGATACCACCTCTATTCTGGTGCGCGTTGCGCCTCCAGTAACTGCTAACTTCACTGCTACTGGCCGCCCCGGATTCAATTTGGATGGTATCACCAGCAAAGAGAGTGTGCCGCCGCGTATCTTCTCCTTCGTGAATACCTCGAAAGGCAACAACCCTTCGCCGGCCGATACGGCTTCCGTTACTTCCCGCTGGACGTACCAGCGCACCGCTGACGCTAACGGCAACCCCGTAACGGAAACGGCACAAGTATTCTCGAACCGCTTTACTCCCCGCGACCTGACCCTACGTGAAGGTGGTACATATGTATTCACGCTGCGCCTTTCGAACCGCGCTGGTACTACCGAGTGTACGCCAAGCCTGAAAACGCAGGAGGTTAAAGTTCCGAGCCTGGTTATCCCGAACGTCTTCACGCCCAACAAAGACGGCAAAAACGACGTGTTCGTGCTGACAACTGAAGAAGTAGGCAGCAAGGTGCAGATCTTCAACCGTTGGGGCCGCCTGATTAAGGAGTATGCCAACTACCAGAACAACTGGGATGGTGGTGAGCAGCCTGCAGGCGTTTACTACTACCTGTTGACCGACAAGAGCGGTAAAACCACGAAAGGCTGGGTAGAGCTGGCTCGCTAG
- a CDS encoding TonB-dependent receptor yields MKQLLLTLLLIWSAASAGWSQPGSIRGTIRAEGKVVPFASIGLKGTSTGTTTDEHGAFSLPKLTPGNYRVVVTAIGFQPAERNATVAAGKATTMVVVLSASSSALGEVVVSGTLGEVLKSESPIAVELYTPRYFQKNPSPCLFENLTMVNGVRPQLNCNVCGTGDIHINGLEGPYTMVLIDGMPIVSSLSTVYGLSGIPSSLVDRVEVVKGPASTLYGSEAVGGLINVITKNPAKAPRFSADIFGTSHRDLNLDLGTAAKVGTASTLLSTNLYGYNQRRDVNRDGFTDVPTQHRVSVFNKWSWQRPEQRAASLAGRYYYEDRFGGQLGWRPEFRGGDSVYGESVYTSRYELLGQYQLPVASQKLMLSGSFNQHRQNSAYGTTRYNATQRVGFSQLTWAKNPNIRHNLLLGAAFRSTWYDDNTPATGSEQRNQPDLINLPGVFVQDEFRLTPDATLLAGLRYDYNPRHGNILTPRLNYKWGTVDGSRVFRVGIGNGYRVVNLFTEDHAALTGARQVVVPEALRPERSWNANINYTRFVTTRAGGTLTFDGSLFYTYFTNKISPDYDTDPNQIIYRNLDGYAISRGISLNTDFAFSRPLKLIAGVTIMDVFRRERLAEGEALRRVAQFHAPVFSGTYTASYTFTQLGLTVDYTGQVSGPMQLPVQPNDFRASRSPWFSLQNLQATKRLGPGLELYGGVKNLLDFLPRHALLRPFDPFDKAVSQNNPNGYTFDTSYNFAPLQGRRTFLGVRYSL; encoded by the coding sequence ATGAAACAGCTTTTACTTACGCTCCTGCTGATATGGAGCGCTGCTTCTGCGGGTTGGAGCCAGCCGGGAAGTATACGGGGTACAATACGGGCCGAGGGAAAAGTGGTACCGTTTGCCAGCATTGGGTTGAAAGGCACCAGCACTGGTACCACCACCGATGAGCATGGGGCTTTCAGTTTGCCAAAGCTGACTCCGGGCAACTACAGAGTGGTTGTAACGGCCATAGGGTTTCAGCCCGCTGAACGCAACGCAACTGTAGCGGCTGGGAAAGCTACTACGATGGTGGTTGTGCTTTCGGCTTCGAGCAGTGCGCTAGGCGAAGTAGTGGTGAGCGGTACCCTGGGTGAAGTCCTTAAGAGCGAGTCGCCGATAGCCGTGGAATTGTACACGCCTCGCTATTTCCAGAAGAATCCAAGCCCCTGTCTTTTTGAAAACCTAACGATGGTGAATGGCGTGCGCCCCCAGCTCAACTGCAACGTGTGCGGAACCGGCGACATTCACATCAACGGGCTGGAAGGCCCCTACACGATGGTGCTGATTGACGGAATGCCTATCGTCAGCTCGTTGAGCACGGTGTATGGGCTGAGCGGCATTCCGAGTAGCCTAGTGGACCGAGTGGAAGTGGTAAAAGGCCCCGCCTCTACGCTGTATGGCTCAGAGGCAGTGGGTGGCCTGATCAACGTCATTACAAAGAACCCAGCCAAAGCCCCGCGCTTTTCGGCCGATATCTTCGGCACCTCACACCGCGACCTAAACCTAGACCTGGGCACGGCCGCAAAAGTGGGCACCGCTTCTACCCTGCTCAGCACCAACCTATATGGCTACAACCAGCGCCGCGACGTGAACCGCGACGGTTTTACGGATGTGCCCACGCAGCACCGGGTATCGGTGTTTAACAAATGGAGCTGGCAGCGGCCCGAGCAGCGTGCGGCCAGCCTAGCCGGCCGCTACTATTACGAGGACCGGTTTGGGGGCCAACTGGGCTGGCGGCCCGAGTTCCGAGGCGGCGACAGTGTGTATGGTGAGAGTGTGTATACCAGCCGCTACGAGCTGCTGGGCCAGTACCAGTTGCCGGTGGCGAGCCAGAAACTGATGCTAAGTGGCTCGTTTAACCAGCACCGCCAAAACTCAGCCTATGGCACCACGCGCTACAACGCCACGCAACGGGTGGGCTTCAGTCAGCTGACTTGGGCTAAAAACCCAAATATTCGCCACAACCTGCTGCTGGGTGCGGCTTTTCGCTCTACCTGGTACGACGACAATACACCGGCCACCGGTAGCGAGCAGCGCAATCAACCCGACCTGATTAACCTGCCGGGCGTATTTGTACAGGACGAGTTCCGGCTCACGCCCGATGCTACCCTGCTAGCCGGTCTGCGCTACGACTACAATCCGCGGCACGGCAACATCCTGACGCCGCGCCTCAACTACAAATGGGGCACTGTGGACGGTAGCCGCGTATTTCGGGTAGGCATCGGCAATGGTTACCGGGTAGTAAACCTCTTTACGGAAGACCACGCTGCCCTCACCGGAGCCCGCCAGGTGGTAGTGCCAGAAGCGCTGCGGCCGGAACGCAGTTGGAATGCCAACATAAACTACACGCGCTTTGTCACGACCAGAGCGGGTGGCACGCTCACCTTCGATGGCAGCCTGTTCTATACTTATTTCACCAACAAAATCAGCCCCGACTACGACACCGACCCCAACCAGATTATCTACCGCAACCTCGACGGCTACGCTATTTCGCGGGGCATTTCACTGAACACTGATTTCGCCTTTTCGCGGCCTCTGAAGCTGATTGCGGGCGTTACCATAATGGATGTTTTCAGGCGCGAACGACTTGCCGAAGGTGAGGCCCTGCGGCGGGTAGCACAATTCCATGCGCCAGTATTTTCGGGCACCTACACCGCCAGCTACACTTTCACGCAACTGGGCTTGACGGTAGACTATACCGGACAGGTGAGCGGACCGATGCAGTTGCCGGTACAGCCCAACGACTTCCGTGCCAGCCGCTCGCCGTGGTTTTCGCTGCAGAATCTGCAGGCCACTAAACGGCTGGGGCCAGGCCTGGAACTGTACGGTGGGGTGAAAAACCTGCTTGACTTCCTGCCCCGCCACGCGCTGCTACGCCCCTTCGACCCGTTCGATAAAGCCGTGAGCCAGAACAACCCCAACGGCTATACTTTCGATACCAGCTACAACTTTGCGCCGCTGCAGGGCCGGCGTACGTTTCTGGGGGTGCGCTATAGTTTGTAG